In Drosophila pseudoobscura strain MV-25-SWS-2005 chromosome 4, UCI_Dpse_MV25, whole genome shotgun sequence, the following proteins share a genomic window:
- the l(2)41Ab gene encoding coiled-coil domain-containing protein 40: MSDTDDLDSCDFANVSEMEPHRAPEPEQLAILPPNHPLLYKFQRSLKDHLLRTKQKLENEIAEIKYQVKAKEKRREEQGLTLYDMQQKMGFQEEQIQEISAEIDRHVQSRQVAELGVNTAKKNYEEKEKLTRSQKALYHERMVELEDLQCLGSNIKKWAFDVEDEVKNAKRIVSRDAQLQRQLSQEKRKSDILFYRLDMEVKKRESELQSICEEETAMKDIVSILNMSIADANTDLEVLQNEHKRLSQAWSEVIIAIQLRDKILFQVQDNMRKHKESIKLNLAGIEAIKKQIGKEMDLNRKLESFKQRLADDMSSLQRDCQQENETLFRLQAKLDELPDFLGSTEADLQEAIRDGNRLFSEIRKLDYSLEKYHQKKFRTEEAILKLAQDQLVADKATAYRLKLLNKSQERRRNIDLSFSKVQSQLASSMLDVEKLRSSVLKTKTQNDLITQSLNQSEFKSSTLETELKKMHSKIEVKMKLFERLSNKIENMQKLFGEASGSPTELKIKQIEKSIHAGELQIREHQQFWIMLQNHFVNLSQKRNDQLNEIQVTRKQLSIIKQKSLKIDQELEISENKTKDLCMYIHKYTSKLELLNEKMYKKRIHHDMEETEFEHEQTELSQKLKEAELGILKLEGLISELRNEIELHKDLVIEKHREALSWESKYKLLEETIQWSKTERSLNSEIGSMKTEIHRMNIRYSQLKRAQERLVQDLEHCVMHREQIFVNATIKEHVREKILKLQTASQTQVRLDEVNNRAVLIHNEIEFLTETRLIEDVNKIERMIFMLRRIQSDLNNINEDDIKVRTQIENAHLSKHANLEQIIRKQTRAKAYRRLKLMKSHQRIVRSEMTIDQLSQKQSDMNSKLMEIIQNLIIEYPEKKIFFTKIIHILKE, encoded by the exons agaaaatgaaattgccGAAATTAAGTACCAAGTTAAGGCAAAGGAGAAACGACGGGAAGAGCAGGGCCTTACATTATATGATATGCAGCAAAAAATGGGTTTCCAAGAAGAACAGATTCAAGAAATATCTGCTGAAATCGATAGACACGTACAGAGCCGTCAAGTGGCAGAACTTGGAGTGAACACAGCTAAGAAAAATTacgaagaaaaagaaaaactaaccAGATCTCAAAAAGCACTATATCATGAACGGATGGTGGAACTGGAAGATCTGCAATGTTTGGGtagtaatattaaaaaatGGGCCTTTGATGTAGAAGATGAAgtgaaaaatgcaaaacgtATTGTTAGTAGAGATGCTCAACTACAAAGACAGCTATCTCAGGAGAAACGCAAATCCGACATTCTATTTTATCGGTTAGATATGGAAgttaaaaaaagagaaagtgAGCTACAGTCCATTTGTGAAGAGGAAACAGCAATGAAGGATATAGTAAGCATTTTAAATATGAGTATAGCTGATGCCAATACTGATCTAGAGGTATTACAAAATGAGCATAAGCGCCTTTCTCAAGCTTGGAGCGAAGTTATTATAGCTATACAACTTCGagataaaatattatttcaaGTTCAGGACAATATGAG AAAACACAAAGAGTCAATAAAGCTAAATCTGGCCGGCATTGAAGCAATTAAGAAACAAATTGGAAAGGAAATGGATCTAAATAGAAAGCTTGAATCATTTAAGCAAAGGTTAGCCGATGATATGAGCTCTTTGCAACGTGACT GTCAACAAGAAAACGAAACGCTTTTTCGGTTACAAGCTAAGCTGGATGAGCTACCAGACTTCTTAGGAAGTACTGAAGCCGATCTACAAGAAGCAATTCGTGATGGCAACAGATTATTCTCGGAAATTCGGAAACTTGACTATTCCTTGGAGAAGTaccaccaaaaaaaatttCGAACTGAGGAAGCAATATTAAAGTTGGCGCAAGACCAACTTGTAGCGGATAAGGCTACTGCTTATAGattgaaattattaaataagTCTCAAGAACGTCGTCGAAATATTGATTTATCATTTTCAAAGGTACAGAGTCAATTGGCGTCCTCTATGCTCGACGTGGAAAAACTAAGAAGTTCAGTTTTAAAAACTAAAACCCAAAATGATCTAATTACACAAAGTCTAAACCAATCTGAGTTTAAATCCAGCACTCTTGAGACAGAGCTAAAAAAAATGCACTCTAAAATTGAagttaaaatgaaattatttgaAAGACTCAGCAACAAAATAGAAAACATGCAAAAGTTATTTGGTGAAGCCTCTGGTAGCCCTACTGAACTAAAG ataaaacaaattgaaaaatcaaTTCACGCTGGTGAACTGCAAATCCGTGAGCACCAACAATTTTGGATAATGCTGCAGAATCATTTTGTTAATTTGTCGCAAAAAAGAAATGACCAGCTTAATGAAATTCAAGTCACCCGCAAAC AATTATCTATTATAAAACAGAAGTCTCTTAAAATTGATCAGGAGCTGGAAATTTCTGAAAATAAGACTAAAGActtgtgtatgtatatacataaatatacatcGAAATTAGAATTGCTTAACGAAAAAATGTACAAGAAGAGAATACACCATGATATGGAGGAGACTGAGTTTGAACACGAGCAGACTGAGCTCAGCCAAAAACTAAAG GAGGCCGAGCTTGGAATATTAAAGTTGGAGGGGCTGATATCGGAACTACGAAACGAAATTGAACTTCACAAAGACTTAGTGATAGAGAAACATAGAGAGGCATTATCTTGGGAgtcaaaatataaattactTGAAGAAACAATTCAATGGTCAAAGACAGAGCGCTCATTAAATAGTGAAATAGGCTCCATGAAAACTGAAATTCATCGTATGAATATAAGATATAGCCAACTGAAGCGGGCACAGGAAAGACTGGTTCAAGACTTAGAACATTGTGTTATGCACCGTGAACAAATTTTTGTTAATGCAACTATTAAGGAACATGTAAgggaaaaaatattaaaacttcAAACCGCCTCTCAAACTCAAGTACGACTTGATGAGGTTAACAATAGAGCAGTTCTAATACATAATGAAATAGAATTTCTAACAGAAACTCGTTTAATAGAAGATGTCAATAAGATTGAGCGCATGATTTTCATGTTAAGAAGAATACAATCAGACCTGAATAACATTAATGAAGATGATATCAAGGTCAGAACTCAAATAGAGAATGCTCATTTGTCAAAGCATGCCAATTTAGAGCAAATTATTCGGAAACAGACTCGTGCTAAGGCTTATCGAAGGCTTAAACTGATGAAGTCACACCAAAGAATCGTTCGTTCGGAGATGACTATTGATCAGCTTTCCCAAAAACAGTCCGATATGAACAGCAAGCTTATGGAAATAATTCAAAACTTGATAATAGAATaccccgaaaaaaaaatattcttcacaaaaattattcatatcCTGAAGGAATAA